A genomic segment from Saimiri boliviensis isolate mSaiBol1 chromosome 14, mSaiBol1.pri, whole genome shotgun sequence encodes:
- the LOC104650264 gene encoding leukocyte immunoglobulin-like receptor subfamily A member 4 isoform X7, translating to MCLSVLWAPRSHPPAQPGPEGGDAMTPILTTLLCFGLSLDPRTQVQAENLLQPILWAEPGPVSTWNKPVTLWCQGTQEAQEYRLDKDGSSMSRTILKTLDSENKVKFSIPAMQWKHAGRYHCYYQSPAGWSEPSDPLELVVTGYSRPTLSALPSPVVTSGVNVTLRCASRLGLDMFTLIEEGAHRLSWTLDSHQHNHGRFQALFPMGPLIFGHRGTFRCYGYQNNTPYVWSEPSDPLQLLVSGVSRKPSLLTLQSPVVAPGENLTLQCGSDVGYIRYALYKVGGNGLPQRPGEQSRAGLSQANFTLSPVRVSHGGQYRCYGAHNLSSEWSAPSDPLDILIAGQIPDRPSLSVQLDPTVASGENVTLLCQSRSPMFSFLLTKEGTAHPLLRLRFTYRAQQYLAEFPIPVTSTHAGTYKCYGSHSSNSYLLSHPSDPLELVVSGAAETLNPPQKKSDSKTASHLQDYTVENLIRMGVAGFILVVLGILLFEAQHRLKSPQDAARR from the exons ATGTGTCTGTCTGTCCTGTGGGCACCACGGTCACATCCACCTGCACAGCCGGGGCCAGAAGGAGGAGATGCCATGACTCCCATCCTCACAACCCTGCTCTGCTTTG GGCTGAGTCTGGACCCCAGGACCCAGGTGCAGGCAG AGAACCTACTCCAACCCATCTTATGGGCTGAGCCAGGTCCTGTGAGCACCTGGAATAAGCCCGTGACCCTCTGGTGTCAGGGCACCCAGGAGGCCCAGGAGTACCGTCTGGATAAAGATGGAAGTTCAATGTCAAGGACTATATTAAAAACACTGGATTCTGAAAACAAGGTCAAATTCTCCATCCCAGCCATGCAGTGGAAACATGCAGGGCGATATCACTGTTACTATCAGAGCCCTGCAGGCTGGTCAGAGCCCAGCGACCCCCTGGAGCTGGTGGTGACAG GCTACAGCAGGCCCACCCTTTCAGCCCTGCCGAGCCCCGTGGTGACCTCAGGAGTGAACGTGACCCTCCGATGTGCCTCTCGGCTGGGACTGGACATGTTCACTCTGATTGAGGAAGGAGCCCACAGGCTCTCCTGGACCCTGGACTCACACCAACACAACCATGGAAGGTTCCAGGCCCTGTTCCCCATGGGCCCCCTGATCTTCGGCCACAGGGGTACATTCAGATGCTACGGCTATCAAAACAATACCCCCTACGTGTGGTCGGAACCCAGTGACCCCCTGCAGCTCCTGGTGTCAG GCGTGTCTAGGAAGCCCTCCCTCCTGACCCTGCAGAGCCCTGTCGTGGCCCCTGGAGAGAACCTGACCCTCCAATGTGGCTCTGATGTCGGGTACATCAGATATGCTCTGTACAAGGTGGGAGGCAATGGCCTCCCCCAGCGCCCTGGAGAGCAGTCCCGGGCTGGGCTCTCCCAGGCCAACTTCACCCTGAGCCCTGTGAGGGTCTCCCATGGGGGCCAGTACAGATGCTACGGTGCACACAACCTCTCCTCCGAGTGGTCGGCCCCCAGTGACCCCCTGGACATCCTGATCGCAG GACAGATCCCTGACAGACCCTCCCTCTCAGTGCAGCTGGACCCCACGGTGGCCTCAGGAGAGAATGTAACCCTGCTGTGTCAGTCACGGAGCCCAATGTTCAGTTTCCTTCTGACCAAGGAAGGGACAGCCCATCCCCTGCTGCGTCTAAGATTCACTTACAGAGCTCAACAGTACCTGGCTGAATTCCCCATTCCTGTGACTTCAACCCACGCAGGGACCTACAAGTGCTATGGGTCACACAGCTCCAACTCCTACCTGCTGTCTCACCCCAGTGACCCCCTGGAGCTCGTTGTCTCAG GAGCAGCTGAGACCCTCAACCCACCACAAAAAAAGTCAGATTCCAAGACTG CCTCACACCTCCAGGATTACACAGTGGAGAATCTCATCCGCATGGGCGTGGCTGGCTTCATCCTGGTGGTCCTCGGGATTCTGCTATTTGAGGCTCAGCACAGGCTTAAAAGCCCCCAAGATGCAGCCAGGAGGTGA
- the LOC104650264 gene encoding leukocyte immunoglobulin-like receptor subfamily A member 3 isoform X1, producing the protein MTPFLMVLICLGLSLGPRTHMQAGTVPKPTLWAEPGSVITQGSPVTLRCQGTLEAQECQLYKEKISASWLTWILQERRKKGQFPIQSITWEHAGRYQCRYYSHIGWSEFSDLLELVVTGAYSKPTLSALPSPVVTPGGSMTLQCGSQLAFGGFALCKEEDEHPQRLNSQPHAHGSSWAVFSVGPVSPSHRWTYRCYGYNSHSPYVWSSPSDLLELLVPGVSKKPSLSVQPGPVVAPGESLTLQCRSDVGYDRFTLYKEGERDLLQHPGRQLQAGLSQANFTLSPVRVSHGGQYRCYGAHNLSSEWSAPSDPLDILIAGQIPARPSLSVQPGPTVASGENMTLLCQSRSPMDTFLLTKEGAADHPRRLRSKYQAHKYQAEFPMSPVTSAHAGTYRCYGSHSSFPYLLSHPSEPLELVVSGGGFKQDPAPPPPLTLYPGPSREPSPPPTGSTPTSGLGRNLGVVTGVSVAFVLLLFLLLLLFLVLRHQRQAKHWTSAQREADFQHPAGVAEPEPTGRGLQRRSSPAADTQEETLYAAVKDTQPEDEVELDTQSPYDEDPQAETYVEVKHSRPKREVASPASPLSRKFLDTKHKLAEEDRQMDSQVDTFLSRPPGLTHLPLRSFPLTLPPLQAAASEAPQDVTYAQLNTLTLRREATEPPSFQEGAPPVEPSVYATLAIH; encoded by the exons ATGACCCCCTTCCTCATGGTCCTGATCTGTCTAG GGCTGAGTCTGGGCCCCAGAACCCACATGCAGGCAG GGACCGTCCCCAAGCCCACCCTCTGGGCTGAGCCAGGCTCTGTGATCACCCAGGGGAGTCCTGTGACCCTCAGGTGTCAGGGGACCCTGGAAGCCCAGGAATGTcaactatataaagaaaaaatatcagcaTCTTGGCTTACATGGATCCTACAGGAGCGTAGGAAGAAGGGCCAGTTCCCCATCCAGTCCATCACCTGGGAACACGCAGGGCGGTATCAATGTCGGTATTATAGCCACATTGGCTGGTCAGAGTTCAGTGACCTCCTGGAGCTGGTGGTGACAG GAGCCTACAGCAAACCCACCctctcagccctgcccagccctgtggtGACCCCAGGAGGAAGCATGACCCTCCAGTGTGGCTCACAGCTGGCATTTGGTGGGTTTGCTCTGTGTAAGGAAGAAGATGAACACCCACAACGCCTGAACTCCCAGCCCCATGCACATGGGTCATCCTGGGCCGTCTTCTCCGTGGGCCCCGTGAGCCCCAGTCACAGGTGGACGTACAGGTGCTATGGTTATAACTCTCACTCTCCCTATGTGTGGTCTTCACCCAGTGATCTCCTGGAGCTCCTGGTCCCAG GTGTCTCTAAGAAGCCATCACTCTCAGTGCAGCCGGGTCCTGTCGTGGCCCCTGGGGAGAGCCTGACCCTCCAGTGTCGCTCTGATGTTGGCTACGACAGGTTCACTCTGTACAAGGAGGGGGAACGTGACCTCCTCCAGCACCCTGGCCGGCAGCTCCAGGCTGGGCTCTCCCAGGCCAACTTCACCCTGAGCCCTGTGAGGGTCTCCCACGGGGGCCAGTACAGATGCTACGGTGCACACAACCTCTCCTCCGAGTGGTCGGCCCCCAGTGACCCCCTGGACATCCTGATCGCAG GACAGATCCCTGCCAGACCCTCCCTCTCAGTGCAGCCGGGCCCCACGGTGGCCTCAGGAGAGAACATGACCCTGCTGTGTCAGTCACGGAGTCCAATGGACACTTTCCTTCTGACCAAGGAGGGGGCAGCCGATCACCCCCGGCGTCTGAGATCAAAGTACCAAGCTCATAAGTACCAGGCTGAATTCCCCATGAGTCCTGTGACCTCAGCCCATGCGGGGACTTACAGGTGCTACGGCTCACACAGCTCCTTCCCCTACTTGCTGTCTCACCCCAGTGAGCCCCTGGAGCTCGTGGTCTCAG GTGGAGGCTTCAAGCAAGACCCAGCTCCTCCGCCTCCTCTCACTCTTTACCCAGGACCCTCTAGGGAGCCCAGTCCTCCACCCACCGGTTCCACCCCCACATCTG GTCTGGGAAGGAACCTAGGGGTTGTGACCGGGGTCTCAGTGGCCTTCGTCCTgctgctcttccttctcctcctcctcttcctcgtcCTCCGACATCAGCGTCAGGCGAAACACTGGACATCTG CCCAGAGAGAGGCTGATTTCCAACATCCTGCAGGGGTTGCGGAGCCAGAACCCACAGGCAGAGGCCTGCAGAGGAG GTCCAGCCCAGCTGCTGACACCCAGGAAGAAACCCTCT ATGCTGCCGTGAAGGACACACAGCCTGAGGACGAGGTGGAGCTGGACACTCAG AGCCCATATGATGAAGACCCCCAGGCAGAGACCTATGTTGAGGTGAAACATTCCAGACCTAAGAGAGAAGTGGCCTCCCCTGCTTCCCCACTGTCCAGGAAATTCTTGGACACAAAGCACAAACTTGCAGAAGAGGACAGGCAGATGGACAGTCAGGTAGATACTTTCCTCTCCAGGCCCCCAGGCCTCACCCACCTTCCACTACGTTCCTTCCCTCTCACTCTCCCCCCACTGCAGGCTGCTGCATCTGAAGCCCCCCAGGATGTGACCTACGCCCAGCTGAACACCTTGACCCTCAGACGGGAGGCAACTGAGCCCCCTTCATTCCAGGAAGGGGCCCCTCCAGTTGAGCCCAGTGTCTATGCCACTCTGGCCATCCACTAG
- the LOC104650264 gene encoding leukocyte immunoglobulin-like receptor subfamily A member 3 isoform X2, which yields MTPFLMVLICLGLSLGPRTHMQAGTVPKPTLWAEPGSVITQGSPVTLRCQGTLEAQECQLYKEKISASWLTWILQERRKKGQFPIQSITWEHAGRYQCRYYSHIGWSEFSDLLELVVTGAYSKPTLSALPSPVVTPGGSMTLQCGSQLAFGGFALCKEEDEHPQRLNSQPHAHGSSWAVFSVGPVSPSHRWTYRCYGYNSHSPYVWSSPSDLLELLVPGVSKKPSLSVQPGPVVAPGESLTLQCRSDVGYDRFTLYKEGERDLLQHPGRQLQAGLSQANFTLSPVRVSHGGQYRCYGAHNLSSEWSAPSDPLDILIAGQIPARPSLSVQPGPTVASGENMTLLCQSRSPMDTFLLTKEGAADHPRRLRSKYQAHKYQAEFPMSPVTSAHAGTYRCYGSHSSFPYLLSHPSEPLELVVSGGGFKQDPAPPPPLTLYPGPSREPSPPPTGSTPTSGLGRNLGVVTGVSVAFVLLLFLLLLLFLVLRHQRQAKHWTSGVAEPEPTGRGLQRRSSPAADTQEETLYAAVKDTQPEDEVELDTQSPYDEDPQAETYVEVKHSRPKREVASPASPLSRKFLDTKHKLAEEDRQMDSQVDTFLSRPPGLTHLPLRSFPLTLPPLQAAASEAPQDVTYAQLNTLTLRREATEPPSFQEGAPPVEPSVYATLAIH from the exons ATGACCCCCTTCCTCATGGTCCTGATCTGTCTAG GGCTGAGTCTGGGCCCCAGAACCCACATGCAGGCAG GGACCGTCCCCAAGCCCACCCTCTGGGCTGAGCCAGGCTCTGTGATCACCCAGGGGAGTCCTGTGACCCTCAGGTGTCAGGGGACCCTGGAAGCCCAGGAATGTcaactatataaagaaaaaatatcagcaTCTTGGCTTACATGGATCCTACAGGAGCGTAGGAAGAAGGGCCAGTTCCCCATCCAGTCCATCACCTGGGAACACGCAGGGCGGTATCAATGTCGGTATTATAGCCACATTGGCTGGTCAGAGTTCAGTGACCTCCTGGAGCTGGTGGTGACAG GAGCCTACAGCAAACCCACCctctcagccctgcccagccctgtggtGACCCCAGGAGGAAGCATGACCCTCCAGTGTGGCTCACAGCTGGCATTTGGTGGGTTTGCTCTGTGTAAGGAAGAAGATGAACACCCACAACGCCTGAACTCCCAGCCCCATGCACATGGGTCATCCTGGGCCGTCTTCTCCGTGGGCCCCGTGAGCCCCAGTCACAGGTGGACGTACAGGTGCTATGGTTATAACTCTCACTCTCCCTATGTGTGGTCTTCACCCAGTGATCTCCTGGAGCTCCTGGTCCCAG GTGTCTCTAAGAAGCCATCACTCTCAGTGCAGCCGGGTCCTGTCGTGGCCCCTGGGGAGAGCCTGACCCTCCAGTGTCGCTCTGATGTTGGCTACGACAGGTTCACTCTGTACAAGGAGGGGGAACGTGACCTCCTCCAGCACCCTGGCCGGCAGCTCCAGGCTGGGCTCTCCCAGGCCAACTTCACCCTGAGCCCTGTGAGGGTCTCCCACGGGGGCCAGTACAGATGCTACGGTGCACACAACCTCTCCTCCGAGTGGTCGGCCCCCAGTGACCCCCTGGACATCCTGATCGCAG GACAGATCCCTGCCAGACCCTCCCTCTCAGTGCAGCCGGGCCCCACGGTGGCCTCAGGAGAGAACATGACCCTGCTGTGTCAGTCACGGAGTCCAATGGACACTTTCCTTCTGACCAAGGAGGGGGCAGCCGATCACCCCCGGCGTCTGAGATCAAAGTACCAAGCTCATAAGTACCAGGCTGAATTCCCCATGAGTCCTGTGACCTCAGCCCATGCGGGGACTTACAGGTGCTACGGCTCACACAGCTCCTTCCCCTACTTGCTGTCTCACCCCAGTGAGCCCCTGGAGCTCGTGGTCTCAG GTGGAGGCTTCAAGCAAGACCCAGCTCCTCCGCCTCCTCTCACTCTTTACCCAGGACCCTCTAGGGAGCCCAGTCCTCCACCCACCGGTTCCACCCCCACATCTG GTCTGGGAAGGAACCTAGGGGTTGTGACCGGGGTCTCAGTGGCCTTCGTCCTgctgctcttccttctcctcctcctcttcctcgtcCTCCGACATCAGCGTCAGGCGAAACACTGGACATCTG GGGTTGCGGAGCCAGAACCCACAGGCAGAGGCCTGCAGAGGAG GTCCAGCCCAGCTGCTGACACCCAGGAAGAAACCCTCT ATGCTGCCGTGAAGGACACACAGCCTGAGGACGAGGTGGAGCTGGACACTCAG AGCCCATATGATGAAGACCCCCAGGCAGAGACCTATGTTGAGGTGAAACATTCCAGACCTAAGAGAGAAGTGGCCTCCCCTGCTTCCCCACTGTCCAGGAAATTCTTGGACACAAAGCACAAACTTGCAGAAGAGGACAGGCAGATGGACAGTCAGGTAGATACTTTCCTCTCCAGGCCCCCAGGCCTCACCCACCTTCCACTACGTTCCTTCCCTCTCACTCTCCCCCCACTGCAGGCTGCTGCATCTGAAGCCCCCCAGGATGTGACCTACGCCCAGCTGAACACCTTGACCCTCAGACGGGAGGCAACTGAGCCCCCTTCATTCCAGGAAGGGGCCCCTCCAGTTGAGCCCAGTGTCTATGCCACTCTGGCCATCCACTAG
- the LOC104650264 gene encoding leukocyte immunoglobulin-like receptor subfamily B member 2 isoform X9: MTPFLMVLICLGLSLGPRTHMQAGTVPKPTLWAEPGSVITQGSPVTLRCQGTLEAQECQLYKEKISASWLTWILQERRKKGQFPIQSITWEHAGRYQCRYYSHIGWSEFSDLLELVVTGAYSKPTLSALPSPVVTPGGSMTLQCGSQLAFGGFALCKEEDEHPQRLNSQPHAHGSSWAVFSVGPVSPSHRWTYRCYGYNSHSPYVWSSPSDLLELLVPGVSKKPSLSVQPGPVVAPGESLTLQCRSDVGYDRFTLYKEGERDLLQHPGRQLQAGLSQANFTLSPVRVSHGGQYRCYGAHNLSSEWSAPSDPLDILIAGQIPARPSLSVQPGPTVASGENMTLLCQSRSPMDTFLLTKEGAADHPRRLRSKYQAHKYQAEFPMSPVTSAHAGTYRCYGSHSSFPYLLSHPSEPLELVVSGPSREPSPPPTGSTPTSGLGRNLGVVTGVSVAFVLLLFLLLLLFLVLRHQRQAKHWTSAQREADFQHPAGVAEPEPTGRGLQRRSSPAADTQEETLYAAVKDTQPEDEVELDTQAAASEAPQDVTYAQLNTLTLRREATEPPSFQEGAPPVEPSVYATLAIH; this comes from the exons ATGACCCCCTTCCTCATGGTCCTGATCTGTCTAG GGCTGAGTCTGGGCCCCAGAACCCACATGCAGGCAG GGACCGTCCCCAAGCCCACCCTCTGGGCTGAGCCAGGCTCTGTGATCACCCAGGGGAGTCCTGTGACCCTCAGGTGTCAGGGGACCCTGGAAGCCCAGGAATGTcaactatataaagaaaaaatatcagcaTCTTGGCTTACATGGATCCTACAGGAGCGTAGGAAGAAGGGCCAGTTCCCCATCCAGTCCATCACCTGGGAACACGCAGGGCGGTATCAATGTCGGTATTATAGCCACATTGGCTGGTCAGAGTTCAGTGACCTCCTGGAGCTGGTGGTGACAG GAGCCTACAGCAAACCCACCctctcagccctgcccagccctgtggtGACCCCAGGAGGAAGCATGACCCTCCAGTGTGGCTCACAGCTGGCATTTGGTGGGTTTGCTCTGTGTAAGGAAGAAGATGAACACCCACAACGCCTGAACTCCCAGCCCCATGCACATGGGTCATCCTGGGCCGTCTTCTCCGTGGGCCCCGTGAGCCCCAGTCACAGGTGGACGTACAGGTGCTATGGTTATAACTCTCACTCTCCCTATGTGTGGTCTTCACCCAGTGATCTCCTGGAGCTCCTGGTCCCAG GTGTCTCTAAGAAGCCATCACTCTCAGTGCAGCCGGGTCCTGTCGTGGCCCCTGGGGAGAGCCTGACCCTCCAGTGTCGCTCTGATGTTGGCTACGACAGGTTCACTCTGTACAAGGAGGGGGAACGTGACCTCCTCCAGCACCCTGGCCGGCAGCTCCAGGCTGGGCTCTCCCAGGCCAACTTCACCCTGAGCCCTGTGAGGGTCTCCCACGGGGGCCAGTACAGATGCTACGGTGCACACAACCTCTCCTCCGAGTGGTCGGCCCCCAGTGACCCCCTGGACATCCTGATCGCAG GACAGATCCCTGCCAGACCCTCCCTCTCAGTGCAGCCGGGCCCCACGGTGGCCTCAGGAGAGAACATGACCCTGCTGTGTCAGTCACGGAGTCCAATGGACACTTTCCTTCTGACCAAGGAGGGGGCAGCCGATCACCCCCGGCGTCTGAGATCAAAGTACCAAGCTCATAAGTACCAGGCTGAATTCCCCATGAGTCCTGTGACCTCAGCCCATGCGGGGACTTACAGGTGCTACGGCTCACACAGCTCCTTCCCCTACTTGCTGTCTCACCCCAGTGAGCCCCTGGAGCTCGTGGTCTCAG GACCCTCTAGGGAGCCCAGTCCTCCACCCACCGGTTCCACCCCCACATCTG GTCTGGGAAGGAACCTAGGGGTTGTGACCGGGGTCTCAGTGGCCTTCGTCCTgctgctcttccttctcctcctcctcttcctcgtcCTCCGACATCAGCGTCAGGCGAAACACTGGACATCTG CCCAGAGAGAGGCTGATTTCCAACATCCTGCAGGGGTTGCGGAGCCAGAACCCACAGGCAGAGGCCTGCAGAGGAG GTCCAGCCCAGCTGCTGACACCCAGGAAGAAACCCTCT ATGCTGCCGTGAAGGACACACAGCCTGAGGACGAGGTGGAGCTGGACACTCAG GCTGCTGCATCTGAAGCCCCCCAGGATGTGACCTACGCCCAGCTGAACACCTTGACCCTCAGACGGGAGGCAACTGAGCCCCCTTCATTCCAGGAAGGGGCCCCTCCAGTTGAGCCCAGTGTCTATGCCACTCTGGCCATCCACTAG
- the LOC104650264 gene encoding leukocyte immunoglobulin-like receptor subfamily A member 3 isoform X3 yields the protein MTPFLMVLICLGLSLGPRTHMQAGTVPKPTLWAEPGSVITQGSPVTLRCQGTLEAQECQLYKEKISASWLTWILQERRKKGQFPIQSITWEHAGRYQCRYYSHIGWSEFSDLLELVVTGAYSKPTLSALPSPVVTPGGSMTLQCGSQLAFGGFALCKEEDEHPQRLNSQPHAHGSSWAVFSVGPVSPSHRWTYRCYGYNSHSPYVWSSPSDLLELLVPGVSKKPSLSVQPGPVVAPGESLTLQCRSDVGYDRFTLYKEGERDLLQHPGRQLQAGLSQANFTLSPVRVSHGGQYRCYGAHNLSSEWSAPSDPLDILIAGQIPARPSLSVQPGPTVASGENMTLLCQSRSPMDTFLLTKEGAADHPRRLRSKYQAHKYQAEFPMSPVTSAHAGTYRCYGSHSSFPYLLSHPSEPLELVVSGPSREPSPPPTGSTPTSGLGRNLGVVTGVSVAFVLLLFLLLLLFLVLRHQRQAKHWTSAQREADFQHPAGVAEPEPTGRGLQRRSSPAADTQEETLYAAVKDTQPEDEVELDTQSPYDEDPQAETYVEVKHSRPKREVASPASPLSRKFLDTKHKLAEEDRQMDSQVDTFLSRPPGLTHLPLRSFPLTLPPLQAAASEAPQDVTYAQLNTLTLRREATEPPSFQEGAPPVEPSVYATLAIH from the exons ATGACCCCCTTCCTCATGGTCCTGATCTGTCTAG GGCTGAGTCTGGGCCCCAGAACCCACATGCAGGCAG GGACCGTCCCCAAGCCCACCCTCTGGGCTGAGCCAGGCTCTGTGATCACCCAGGGGAGTCCTGTGACCCTCAGGTGTCAGGGGACCCTGGAAGCCCAGGAATGTcaactatataaagaaaaaatatcagcaTCTTGGCTTACATGGATCCTACAGGAGCGTAGGAAGAAGGGCCAGTTCCCCATCCAGTCCATCACCTGGGAACACGCAGGGCGGTATCAATGTCGGTATTATAGCCACATTGGCTGGTCAGAGTTCAGTGACCTCCTGGAGCTGGTGGTGACAG GAGCCTACAGCAAACCCACCctctcagccctgcccagccctgtggtGACCCCAGGAGGAAGCATGACCCTCCAGTGTGGCTCACAGCTGGCATTTGGTGGGTTTGCTCTGTGTAAGGAAGAAGATGAACACCCACAACGCCTGAACTCCCAGCCCCATGCACATGGGTCATCCTGGGCCGTCTTCTCCGTGGGCCCCGTGAGCCCCAGTCACAGGTGGACGTACAGGTGCTATGGTTATAACTCTCACTCTCCCTATGTGTGGTCTTCACCCAGTGATCTCCTGGAGCTCCTGGTCCCAG GTGTCTCTAAGAAGCCATCACTCTCAGTGCAGCCGGGTCCTGTCGTGGCCCCTGGGGAGAGCCTGACCCTCCAGTGTCGCTCTGATGTTGGCTACGACAGGTTCACTCTGTACAAGGAGGGGGAACGTGACCTCCTCCAGCACCCTGGCCGGCAGCTCCAGGCTGGGCTCTCCCAGGCCAACTTCACCCTGAGCCCTGTGAGGGTCTCCCACGGGGGCCAGTACAGATGCTACGGTGCACACAACCTCTCCTCCGAGTGGTCGGCCCCCAGTGACCCCCTGGACATCCTGATCGCAG GACAGATCCCTGCCAGACCCTCCCTCTCAGTGCAGCCGGGCCCCACGGTGGCCTCAGGAGAGAACATGACCCTGCTGTGTCAGTCACGGAGTCCAATGGACACTTTCCTTCTGACCAAGGAGGGGGCAGCCGATCACCCCCGGCGTCTGAGATCAAAGTACCAAGCTCATAAGTACCAGGCTGAATTCCCCATGAGTCCTGTGACCTCAGCCCATGCGGGGACTTACAGGTGCTACGGCTCACACAGCTCCTTCCCCTACTTGCTGTCTCACCCCAGTGAGCCCCTGGAGCTCGTGGTCTCAG GACCCTCTAGGGAGCCCAGTCCTCCACCCACCGGTTCCACCCCCACATCTG GTCTGGGAAGGAACCTAGGGGTTGTGACCGGGGTCTCAGTGGCCTTCGTCCTgctgctcttccttctcctcctcctcttcctcgtcCTCCGACATCAGCGTCAGGCGAAACACTGGACATCTG CCCAGAGAGAGGCTGATTTCCAACATCCTGCAGGGGTTGCGGAGCCAGAACCCACAGGCAGAGGCCTGCAGAGGAG GTCCAGCCCAGCTGCTGACACCCAGGAAGAAACCCTCT ATGCTGCCGTGAAGGACACACAGCCTGAGGACGAGGTGGAGCTGGACACTCAG AGCCCATATGATGAAGACCCCCAGGCAGAGACCTATGTTGAGGTGAAACATTCCAGACCTAAGAGAGAAGTGGCCTCCCCTGCTTCCCCACTGTCCAGGAAATTCTTGGACACAAAGCACAAACTTGCAGAAGAGGACAGGCAGATGGACAGTCAGGTAGATACTTTCCTCTCCAGGCCCCCAGGCCTCACCCACCTTCCACTACGTTCCTTCCCTCTCACTCTCCCCCCACTGCAGGCTGCTGCATCTGAAGCCCCCCAGGATGTGACCTACGCCCAGCTGAACACCTTGACCCTCAGACGGGAGGCAACTGAGCCCCCTTCATTCCAGGAAGGGGCCCCTCCAGTTGAGCCCAGTGTCTATGCCACTCTGGCCATCCACTAG